In Tachysurus fulvidraco isolate hzauxx_2018 chromosome 1, HZAU_PFXX_2.0, whole genome shotgun sequence, a single window of DNA contains:
- the mfsd8l2 gene encoding major facilitator superfamily domain-containing protein 8, with product MDYRRKRKLSLVTIGLLFFLSGIEYAVILPTIWRYLQILEAPPYFLGLGLSAFSFSGLVTGPIFGRWSDKTRTTKSIILFSNLFEIVGNFMYFIGYSKWLLLSSRLVAGIGAGAGSSIFGFLTWTTVPEERAGVFAAVMASRQAGLLIGPAFNIFLRLCDFRLGPFIVNKYTAPGLFMCAMWLVLQLAVVLLYSDIPPLDSMAETYTALRHVREEEEQPLVCSQDEGGTPGSGSYAMVLSDQAETRLSEEVEPSEAGVTPRSDSPRPLDDPYENFSASQEFLKEEVVVLLTAQFITLFNQTALETMVTPMTQKYFGFGELGNSVMYGLCGVEVIAGFFLVRWLSCMLKDRVLLAAGLLVSCVACVWCLVFLANPKGGFALELTEFIIGVFLQLLGLPFVAVSQVSLFSKVTAEKTQGFSQGVRRSVGGLATILGPLWAGGLTGNLYVMLGMMLFLLTLIMIMMALSYDKLVEPPAVQHADDSESEG from the exons ATGGATTACAGGCGTAAGAGGAAACTTTCTTTGGTCACAATTGGACTGCTGTTTTTCCTGAGTGGTATTGAATATG CTGTTATCCTTCCCACTATCTGGAGGTATCTTCAGATTCTCGAAGCTCCGCCGTATTTCCTTGGGCTCGGTCTGTCGGCGTTTAGCTTCAGCGGACTCGTGACGGGGCCGATATTCGGACGCTGGTCTGATAAAACCCGCACTACAAAATCCATCATTCTTTTCTCTAACCTCTTTGAGATTGTGG GGAACTTCATGTACTTCATTGGCTACTCAAAATGGCTTCTACTGTCCAGTCGCCTTGTCGCAG GTATTGGCGCCGGCGCAGGTTCATCCATCTTTGGCTTCCTGACGTGGACCACCGTTCCTGAAGAACGAGCAGGAGTGTTCGCCGCTGTGATGGCATCACGCCAAGCCGGACTCCTGATCG GACCTGCTTTTAACATTTTCCTGCGACTGTGTGATTTCCGATTGGGACCGTTCATTGTGAACAAGTACACCGCTCCCGGg CTCTTCATGTGTGCCATGTGGCTGGTGCTCCAGTTAGCTGTGGTTCTGCTGTACTCGGACATCCCTCCGCTGGACTCCATGGCTGAGACGTACACTGCCCTCCGTCACGTCAGGGAAGAAGAGGAGCAGCCGCTTGTGTGCTCTCAGGATGAAGGTGGAACACCAGGGTCTGGATCCTACGCCATGGTGCTGTCCGATCAGGCTGAGACGCGGCTTTCAGAAGAAGTCGAGCCATCTGAGGCTGGAGTGACGCCTCGGTCCGACAGCCCTCGCCCCCTGGATGACCCTTACGAGAATTTCAGTGCCAGTCAAG aATTCCTaaaggaggaggtggtggttCTGCTCACCGCGCAGTTTATCACGCTTTTTAATCAGACCGCACTCGAG ACCATGGTAACGCCGATGACACAGAAGTACTTCGGCTTTGGTGAGCTGGGGAACAGTGTGATGTATGGGCTGTGCGGCGTGGAGGTGATCGCCGGGTTTTTCCTCGTGCGCTGGCTGAGCTGCATGCTGAAGGATCGCGTGCTGCTGGCCGCTGGGCTGCTTGTGAGCTGCGTGGCCTGCGTCTGGTGCCTCGTCTTCCTCGCTAACCCCAAGG GTGGCTTTGCTCTGGAGCTGACTGAGTTCATTATTGGGGTGTTCCTGCAGCTGCTAGGGCTTCCCTTTGTTGCAGTGTCCCAGGTGTCCCTCTTCTCCAAAGTCACTGCAGAGAAGacgcaag gcTTTAGTCAAGGTGTACGCCGCTCTGTCGGAGGTCTTGCCACCATCTTGGGTCCCCTCTGGGCTGGTGGTTTAACTGGAAACTTGTATGTGATGCTGGGAATGATGCTGTTTCTCCTCACGCTCATTATG ATAATGATGGCGCTGTCTTACGATAAACTGGTGGAACCTCCCGCGGTGCAGCACGCAGACGACTCCGAGAGTGAAGGATAA
- the kcnmb3 gene encoding calcium-activated potassium channel subunit beta-3, which produces MLLSPSPRGSFSIPVHINLRRRRTREILLYPSTVPESQWRRRRGGGGDDGGGEKAKPQVPVSSVGEDRALLLGFVMMGFSILMYFAVGIVVVKPCIHSEWGDATNCSLIQAEFLNESDERVSSYPCLHVLVNATAVSSEKTLHLHYDEAAVNLSPECFYTPKNHQNKSDVVEEAQRIKDVLFKLQGQDVRCYLSTRYREHAILTKRHDLRVALQCMVWPSLLLFGGVLLVGLVMLTQYLAQLCNEIIQEKELMEDEQSTTGQNKLYRFLPCRPWSPSL; this is translated from the exons ATGCTTCTGAGTCCGTCCCCTCGAGGGTCCTTCAGCATTCCTGTTCACATCAACCTCCGGAGACGGCGCACAAG AGAGATCCTCCTGTATCCATCTACCGTGCCCGAGTCACAGTGGAGAAGACgacgtggtggtggtggtgatgatggtggtggtgagaAGGCCAAACCCCAGGTTCCTGTTTCCAGCGTAGGAGAGGACAGAGCATTGCTCCTGGGCTTCGTCATGATGGGCTTCTCCATCCTCATGTACTTTGCGGTAGGGATCGTTGTGGTAAAGCCATGTATTCACAG TGAATGGGGAGATGCCACCAACTGCTCACTGATCCAGGCTGAGTTTCTAAACGAGTCTGATGAACGAGTCAGCAGTTATCCGTGTCTTCATGTCTTGGTGAATGCCACAGCTGTATCATCTGAAAAAACACTGCATCTACACTACGATGAAGCAGCCGTGAACCTGAGTCCAGAG tGTTTCTACACCCCAAAAAACCACCAAAACAAATCCGACGTGGTGGAAGAGGCTCAGAGAATCAAAGACGTCCTTTTTAAACTGCAAGGCCAGGATGTGAGATGCTACCTGAGCACTCGTTACCGAGAGCATGCCATCCTGACAAAGAGGCACGACCTGCGTGTTGCGTTGCAGTGCATGGTGTGGCCAAGCCTCTTGCTTTTTGGAGGAGTGTTGCTGGTCGGTCTGGTTATGCTGACACAGTACCTTGCTCAACTGTGTAATGAAATCATccaagaaaaagaattaatggAGGACGAGCAGAGCACAACTGGGCAGAACAAACTCTATCGATTTCTGCCATGCAGGCCCTGGAGTCCCAGCCTATAA